One segment of Palaemon carinicauda isolate YSFRI2023 chromosome 35, ASM3689809v2, whole genome shotgun sequence DNA contains the following:
- the LOC137627301 gene encoding uncharacterized protein: MQDLQITNEQLKIHGENEARVKRESKLVKEIEDLKVETLGLSQRIETLQIEKEIDIEKFSTKLQDLQETNDHLNEELSDKDASIGEYLNKLIEMEQINLDMCDRLARVEDEKIASIHWLESRFKDKIVEFEEIIGEMKTEKERLEMSLTEARVNDLVRNGRYNCLLEELKALKEEYSHKFSEMEQKNREMSEELEKLEGEKVASIHRLESVFEKKIDELEDTIEKQLGIIGEMNTEKEDGDESDRG, translated from the exons atGCAGGATCTGCAAATAACCAACGAACAACTAAAGA TTCACGGGGAAAATGAAGCCCGTGTTAAGAGGGAATCAAAACTTGTGAAGGAGATAGAGGATTTGAAAGTAGAGACTCTAGGTCTCTCCCAAAGAATTGAAACTcttcaaattgaaaaagaaatcgaCATTGAAAAATTCTCGACTAAGTTGCAAGATCTTCAGGAAACCAACGATCACCTAAATGAGGAATTATCTGataaagatgcttccatcggagaatatctaaataaattaattgagatggaacaaataaatcttgacaTGTGTGACCGACTAGCAAGAGTTGAGGATGAAAAAATAGCCTCTATTCATTGGTTGGAATCAAGATTCAAGGATAAGATTGTAGAATTTGAAGagattattggagagatgaaaacagagaaagagaggctggagatgagcTTGACTGAGGCTAGAGTTaatgatttggtcaggaatggaaggtacaactgcctcttagaggagttaaaagctcttaaggaagaatattcacataaatttagtgagatggagcaAAAAAATCGTGAAATGAGTGAGGAACTAGAAAAACTTGAGGGTGAAAAGGTGGCCTctattcatcggttggaatctgtatttgagaaaAAGATTGACGAGCTGGAAGATACAATTGAGAAGCAATTGGGGATTATTGgagagatgaatacagagaaagaggATGGAGATGAGTCTGACCGAGGCTAA